One segment of Ipomoea triloba cultivar NCNSP0323 chromosome 12, ASM357664v1 DNA contains the following:
- the LOC115999960 gene encoding protein LONGIFOLIA 1-like, which translates to MSARIVSSLTDERADMRKQVGCMTGIFQLLDRHHFLIGRRIGAHSNKKLLTKGGHHNMEPRSVTKTNKEKSVQEGLKGKQMVSDQSSKIYPSSPTSSNLSSSLGRYRTPQLESPSCSQTDFPKTPKKQHSSSLHLGRQSPDIQDVVKESMHREARSVSIKAVAKVEGKIHLLKHIDSPRPLKQPELDDKDNVLQRAARNPPRFSCDGMESRERLKATMKLGDTPRLSLDSGLRSIKSSADQESGCYKRSSSVVAKLMGLEGFPDSVSIIHHSFFPDEYSISMSSTQTQHPNLQFRPATSTSNSRLPLELAPWCQPDSNQIKMRKSKVPSTVFGEIEKRVTELEFKKSGKDLRALKQILEAMHRTSPRLECQKQEHNHPCSTKWETYLTKKFNSSIPIPKQDSHNGNTKVAGSIDKGRAKLAPKRNNVVKEPSRGAEKKNNGRTSKSVQDHNHIQVRSPGAVSPRLQDKKQQGKDKQPNIPPSDSSRLRRHQNKQQPKPGPPQRRHKPKPNNLQYDDDQTSETSSDTRNPSEKGNNTASVQSERNDCLVSVGNDTTMTEQPSPVSVLDAAFYIEDSPSPVKKISSAFRDYEPADANETEWHLDCTRILGSEYNLVHKLSILNTDPDPDHEHSINQIASLCPSENFDHHYINKVILASGILKDLGCVSTTELHPSGNLINPELFHVLEQTERPTDKNPLQFDQKIHRKLIFDTVNEILSHKKLHLKGSKRRCLSGQQLLKELYAEIEYLQPKPNSRLGIEDDEIVSILTADMKHEWGGDDSEIPALALSIERLIFKDLITEVIRGDGEERSRGHCRQLFTH; encoded by the exons ATGTCTGCGAGGATAGTATCTTCTCTTACGGACGAGCGGGCGGACATGCGCAAGCAGGTTGGGTGCATGACGGGAATATTTCAGCTGTTAGACCGCCACCACTTCCTCATCGGCCGGCGAATTGGCGCCCACAGTAACAAAAAGCTGCTCACTAAAG GTGGCCACCACAATATGGAGCCCAGAAGTGTGACAAAAACAAATAAG GAGAAGAGTGTGCAAGAGGGGTTGAAAGGGAAACAAATGGTATCTGACCAATCATCCAAGATATATCCATCATCTCCAACTTCATCAAACCTCTCATCATCACTTGGCAGATACAGAACTCCTCAACTGGAATCCCCATCTTGCAGCCAAACTGATTTTCCTAAAACACCCAAAAAGCAGCATAGTTCTTCACTGCACTTGGGCAGGCAATCACCTGATATCCAAGATGTAGTGAAGGAATCAATGCACCGCGAGGCGCGAAGTGTATCAATCAAAGCTGTGGCCAAAGTAGAAGGAAAAATCCACCTACTGAAGCACATTGATTCCCCAAGGCCTTTGAAGCAGCCCGAGCTGGATGATAAAGATAACGTTCTGCAACGTGCAGCGAGGAACCCTCCTCGCTTCTCCTGTGACGGGATGGAATCGCGAGAGAGGCTGAAGGCAACCATGAAGCTAGGAGACACCCCAAGGCTATCATTAGACAGTGGCTTAAGGTCCATTAAGAGCTCTGCAGACCAAGAATCAGGCTGTTATAAGCGATCTTCCAGCGTGGTGGCAAAGCTGATGGGCTTGGAAGGCTTTCCAGATTCTGTTTCCATTATACATCACAGTTTCTTCCCAGATGAATACTCCATTTCAATGTCTTCAACACAAACTCAACACCCCAATCTGCAATTCAGACCTGCAACTTCAACCTCAAATTCAAGGCTTCCCCTGGAACTTGCTCCATGGTGCCAACCAGACTCCAATCAGATCAAAATGAGGAAAAGTAAGGTACCCTCCACTGTTTTTGGTGAAATTGAGAAAAGGGTAACTGAACTTGAGTTCAAAAAATCTGGTAAGGATCTCAGAGCACTCAAGCAAATACTCGAAGCGATGCACAGGACAAGTCCAAGACTAGAGTGCCAAAAACAAGAGCACAACCACCCATGTTCTACCAAATGGGAGACTTACCTTACCAAGAAGTTTAATTCTTCTATTCCAATACCAAAACAGGACAGCCATAATGGTAACACCAAAGTTGCAGGCTCCATTGATAAAGGGCGAGCGAAATTGGCACCTAAGAGAAACAACGTCGTCAAGGAGCCTAGTCGGGGTGCAGAGAAGAAGAACAATGGAAGAACATCAAAATCAGTTCAAGATCACAATCATATCCAAGTGAGAAGCCCTGGAGCTGTAAGTCCAAGATTACAAGACAAAAAGCAGCAAGGAAAAGACAAGCAACCTAACATCCCACCGTCTGACTCGAGCAGGCTCAGAAGGCATCAAAATAAGCAGCAGCCCAAACCAGGTCCACCACAGAGAAGACATAAACCGAAACCTAACAATCTGCAGTACGATGATGACCAAACGAGTGAGACGAGCAGTGACACACGAAACCCCAGTGAGAAAGGCAACAACACGGCTTCAGTGCAATCAGAACGAAACGATTGCTTGGTCTCAGTGGGTAATGACACAACCATGACTGAACAGCCAAGCCCTGTCTCCGTGCTCGATGCTGCTTTCTACATAGAGGATTCACCATCTCCTGTCAAAAAGATATCATCAGCTTTTAGAG ATTATGAGCCTGCAGATGCTAATGAAACAGAATGGCATTTAGACTGCACCAGAATTCTCGGCTCCGAATACAATCTGGTTCATAAGCTCAGCATACTGAACACTGATCCTGATCCTGATCATGAACATTCCATTAACCAAATTGCATCATTGTGCCCGAGTGAAAACTTCGACCATCACTACATCAACAAGGTTATACTGGCATCAGGCATCCTCAAAGATTTAGGTTGTGTCTCAACAACCGAGCTCCACCCATCAGGCAATCTGATCAACCCAGAGTTATTCCATGTTCTGGAGCAAACTGAAAGACCCACAGACAAGAATCCTCTGCAGTTTGATCAGAAAATCCACAGAAAACTTATATTTGACACAGTGAATGAAATTCTTTCCCACAAAAAGCTACATCTGAAAGGGTCTAAGAGGAGATGTTTGAGTGGACAGCAGCTTTTGAAGGAATTATACGCCGAGATAGAGTATCTCCAGCCTAAACCAAACAGCAGGCTGGGCATTGAGGATGATGAAATAGTTAGCATCTTAACTGCAGATATGAAACATGAATGGGGAGGAGATGATAGTGAGATTCCAGCATTAGCACTGAGCATTGAGCGCCTAATCTTCAAGGACTTGATTACTGAGGTGATTAGAGGTGATGGTGAAGAGAGATCCAGGGGGCATTGTAGGCAACTATTCACACACTAG
- the LOC115999961 gene encoding transcription factor TCP17-like codes for MITTEVDFSATTKPEGTNTTTSDHRNVNLKVVPAATPTPTSSWTRLKDPRIVRVSRAFGGKDRHSKVCTVRGLRDRRVRLSVPTAIQLYDLQDRLGLNQPSKVVDWLLNAAKNEIDELPPLQLPPTGIFNPNLQQWLCSAKEGLPLEPRDHKSSKEIAEGGDDESHHEIDHNNLLPRSHNSSSSSSSQPNLMMGNAAQFNSFLRWDPASSLSLSHHQGGVSEDFHNFNNNVLPSGLGHSFFHPQSIGGGSGDRQMNFQMLRPPPPIHDFTTHSLRPLRFLAPHNHTGTEPASKENNNEFHSTS; via the coding sequence ATGATTACAACAGAAGTAGATTTTTCTGCGACAACAAAACCGGAGGGGACGAACACTACAACAAGCGACCATAGAAATGTGAATCTTAAGGTTGTTCCTGCTGCTACTCCAACTCCGACATCATCGTGGACGAGGCTGAAGGATCCGAGGATTGTTCGCGTGTCGCGGGCGTTCGGGGGGAAAGATCGGCACAGCAAAGTGTGCACCGTGCGAGGATTAAGAGACCGGCGAGTGAGGCTTTCGGTGCCCACTGCTATACAATTGTACGACCTCCAAGACCGGCTAGGGCTAAATCAACCCAGTAAAGTTGTTGATTGGTTGCTTAACGCCGCCAAGAATGAAATTGACGAATTGCCTCCCCTTCAGTTGCCTCCCACTGGAATTTTCAATCCCAATCTTCAACAATGGCTTTGTTCCGCCAAAGAAGGGCTTCCCCTCGAGCCAAGAGACCACAAGTCGTCTAAGGAGATAGCAGAAGGCGGTGATGATGAGAGTCATCATGAGATTGATCATAATAATTTGTTGCCCAGATCGCataactcttcttcttcttcttcttcgcagCCGAATTTGATGATGGGTAATGCGGCGCAGTTTAATTCTTTCCTGAGATGGGATCCCGCCTCGAGCTTGTCGTTATCTCATCATCAGGGAGGTGTTTCGGAAGATTTTCACAACTTCAATAATAATGTTTTGCCGTCTGGATTGGGGCATTCGTTTTTCCACCCACAAAGCATTGGCGGCGGCAGCGGCGACAGGCAAATGAACTTCCAGATGCTTCGACCGCCGCCTCCCATTCACGACTTCACAACCCATTCTCTCAGGCCGTTGCGTTTTCTAGCTCCCCATAACCACACTGGGACCGAGCCTGCAAGTAAAGAGAATAATAATGAGTTTCACTCCACCTCATGA